In Humulus lupulus chromosome 7, drHumLupu1.1, whole genome shotgun sequence, the following are encoded in one genomic region:
- the LOC133790180 gene encoding uncharacterized protein LOC133790180, with product MSADVSSCHGGDGGGQDPPNPTTIPSSCESVAPLKRKGRGPAAGKNLDDRRREAGHPLPIVVDPITYKVVGTEHAAFVRLLGTQVTSAVPGYYKDWTSVPKRYKDNVISKVKHIYQIDGRPDYTTLIDSIDAEMSERYRDRKSKRHTHFKKFYKGPDDWDEVLKNPPKDVNADEWKQICEFFRSPEFIARSVKNKINRDQMKYSTTQGTKSLAATRHEKLNPNLIEEWKEYHWTKKNKSFVNEDAERDYVKLKSTLEAETQQTVESGTDDSSSVDQMKILSQVLGERRGHQRGVGRTLKGKSLTRPSQRSQSQAPPQQPTEEIRELVDIVKVMNEQLQYVCQQLPPEKRPTTNVDIQNTYQRFFEKYVGSSSETQTQHTSQASASRPSPGHPDTSAPNLPSQPSTNPYMYQWPMPPYPQAYHPHMGGPSSQPSPPHMSGSVSQPPPYPYPYPYIYGPGGSSLPPQYPWSMPPHTPQAPQPPPPQPQAPEEGDNTDDVDG from the exons ATGTCAGCAGATGTATCTTCATGCCATGGcggagatggtggtggtcaagATCCACCGAATCCTACTACGATCCCCTCCAGTTGCGAGTCAG tgGCTCCACTAAAGAGAAAAGGTCGTGGGCCTGCCGCTGGGAAAAATTTAGATGACAGAAGGCGAGAAGCAGGACATCCACTTCCCATAGTGGTTGACCCTATCACATACAAGGTGGTGGGAACAGAACATGCTGCTTTTGTACGCCTTTTGGGCACCCAAGTCACATCAGCGGTTCCAGGATATTACAAGGATTGGACGAGTGTCCCAAAACGGTATAAGGACAATGTCATTAGTAAAGTGAAG CACATTTATCAAATAGATGGGCGACCAGATTATACCACTCTCATTGACAGTATCGATGCTGAGATGTCTGAGAGATACCGAGATAGGAAAAGTAAGCGGCACACCCACTTCAAAAAATTCTACAAAGGACCAGATGATTGGGATGAGGTCCTAAAGAATCCACCTAAAGATGTCAACGCCGATGAGTGGAaacaaatttgtgagttttttagGAGTCCAGAGTTTATTGCGCGCTcagtgaagaacaaaataaatcgAGACCAAATGAAGTACTCTACAACACAAGGAACGAAATCATTAGCGGCCACTCGTCACGAAAAA ttgaATCCGAACCTCATTGAGGAATGGAAGGAGTATCACTGGACAAAAAAGAATAAGAGTTTTGTCAACGAGGATGCTGAacgagattat GTTAAGTTAAAGTCAACTCTTGAAGCTGAGACTCAACAGACAGTTGAATCTGGTACCGATGATTCTTCCTCGGTCGATCAAATGAAGATACTAAGTCAAGTTCTTGGTGAAAGGCGAGGCCACCAGCGAGGAGTTGGCCGCACATTAAAGGGAAAATCATTAACCCGTCCATCTCAGAGATCTCAATCTCAGGCACCACCTCAACAACCGACTGAGGAAATACGTGAATTGGTTGACATTGTGAAGGTCATGAATGAACAACTTCAGTACGTGTGTCAGCAACTTCCGCCTGAAAAACGTCCAACAACAAACGTGGATATACAGAATACATATCAACGGTTTTTCGAGAAGTATGTCGGCTCATCTTCTGAAACTCAGACACAGCACACGTCTCAAGCTTCAGCTTCTCGGCCTTCACCAGGCCATCCCGACACGTCTGCACCAAATTTGCCATCTCAACCTTCGACTAATCCATATATGTATCAATGGCCGATGCCTCCGTACCCTCAGGCTTATCATCCTCATATGGGTGGACCTTCTTCCCAACCCTCgcctcctcatatgagtggaTCGGTGTCTCAACCACCGCCATATCCTTATCCTTATCCATACATATATGGACCTGGAGGATCGTCATTACCTCCACAGTATCCATGGTCGATGCCTCCGCACACACCACAAGCACCGCAGCCACCGCCGCCACAACCGCAAGCACCAGAAGAAGGGGACAATACAGATGACGTTGATGGTTGA
- the LOC133792694 gene encoding uncharacterized protein LOC133792694: MAIDKSWTKLRNRACDAYWNGLQNFINMASQHKDCDGRIRCPCVRCMNLRLQTLDVVQAHIFDRGFQQSYEQWIYHGEVEDEGMDENEPVDEMRDVVDDFLLPNNAEEANSGMGQYYDELFDEIEAELYPGCDWISSLNFLAKLMHLKVRGKIPNNTFDELLKYDCCLFFNEHASKDSCPVCGSSRWINEKNKGKKVPHKVMRYFPLIPRLKRLYSSRYTAEEMLWHHTGRSKEEGMMRHPVDGLAWKDFDARHPDFARDPRNVRLGLAADGFNPFGNMSLSYSMWPVVLTNYNLPPWLCMKDHYFMLTLLIPGPKSPGKDIDVFLRPLVEELKELWINGVETRDGRNNSMFKMRATLLWTVNDFPARSSLSGWSGQGYKACPTCNEDTSSIRVIGKTSYVGHRRFLTSNHRWRKDTQFDGKVERRCPPRKFTCQDILDQVTALPPQVPGKHERFGGLKRKRGAEDSNWRKKSIFYELDYWSTNELKHNIDVMHVEKNVCDSVLGTILDNDKSKDTTNARHDLKNMGVRDALWIYEDQNKKLMKPHAPYVLTPEDRREFLQFLKGVKLPDEEALLGGPVFMRWMYPFERYMKKLKNYVRNKARPEGSIAEGYVADEALTFCSMYFKGVETKFNRPDRNVDIVYVPRHLSVFQSQCRPLSKGLQVSLDEKTRNIAEWFILENSSEIEVYMDEHLREIKQRDPLGDHNLLHKKEFRSWFHEKIYDLHQLGSLENGDELLALASGSDLLAYSYQACNIARPYSTAQETDDFINDDEEVEDVEEADDEDDLLVDLSEDENTNPVSPLDVDLLSDDSDYCT, translated from the exons ATGGCGATTGATAAGAGTTGGACGAAGTTGAGAAATCGTGCAtgtgatgcttattggaatgGTCTCCAAAATTTCATTAATATGGCGTCACAACACAAAGATTGTGATGGGAGAATAAGATGTCCATGTGTCAGATGCATGAATCTTAGACTGCAAACTTTGGATGTCGTTCAAGCACATATATTCGATCGGGGTTTCCAACAGAGTTATGAACAGTGGATTTATCATGGGGAAGTCGAGGATGAAGGGATGGATGAGAATGAGCCCGTAGATGAGATGCGAGATGTCGTTGACGATTTCCTTTTACCGAACAATGCTGAAGAAGCTAACAGTGGAATGGGTCAGTACTATGACGAGTTATTCgacgagattgaagctgagttgtatccgggttgtgattggatatcatcgCTAAACTTTTTAGCTAAGCTGATGCACTTGAAAGTGAGGGGGAAGATACCGAACAACACatttgatgaattgttgaa ATATGATTGCTGTTTATTTTttaatgagcatgcatctaaagattcATGTCCGGTGTGCGGGAGTAGCAGGTGGATAAATGAGAAGAATAAAGGGAAAAAAGTTccgcataaggtgatgcgttattttccGTTGATTCCCCGATTAAAAAGATTGTACAGTTCAAGGTATACAGCGGAAGAGATGCTATGGCATCATACTGGGAGATCGAAAGAAGAGGGGATGATGCGTCATCCGGTTGATGGGTTAGCATGGAAGGATTTTGATGCCAGACATCCAGATTTTGCAAGAGATCCTagaaatgttcgtctgggcttGGCTGCCGATGGGTtcaatccatttggcaacatgagttTATcgtacagcatgtggcctgttgTCTTAAcgaactataatctgccaccCTGGCTTTGTATGAAGGATCATTATTTCATGCTGACTCttcttattcctgggccaaaatcaccaggCAAAGACATTGATGTATTTTTGAGGCCATTGGTGGAAGAGTTGAAAGAGCTTTGGATTAACGGGGTGGAAACTAGGGATGGTAGAAACAATAGCATGTTCAAGATGCGTGCGACCCTTTTGTGGACGGTAAACGATTTTCCTGCtcgaagtagtttgtctggatggagtggtcagggttaCAAGGCCTGTCCTACATGTAACGAAGACACATCCTCTATCcgagtgattggtaagacatcttatgttggtcatagacgaTTCTTGACCAGTAATCATCGGTGGAGAAAGGATACTCAATTCGACGGAAAAGTTGAGAGAAGATGTCCTCCAAGAAAGTTTACTTGTCAGGATATCTTAGATCAAGTTACTGCTCTACCACCTCAAGTCCCGGGGAAACATGAGAGGTTTGGAGGTTTGAAACGAAAAAGAGGTGCGGAAGATAGTAACTGGAGGAAAAAAAGCATCTTTTATGAACTTGACTACTGGAGTACGAATGAGTTAAAACACAacatagatgttatgcatgttgagaagaatgtttgtgaCAGTGTCCTTGGTACTATCTTGGATAACGATAAGTCCAAAGACACTACAAATGCAAGACATGATCTAAAGAATATGGGAGTTAGGGACGCATTGTGGATATATGAAGATCAGAATAAAAAGTTAATGAAACCACATGCTCCCTACGTGTTGACTCCTGAAGATAGgcgagaatttcttcaatttctaAAAGGTGTTAAACTACCAGATG AAGAGGCTTTATTGGGTGGGCCGGTatttatgagatggatgtatccttttgaaagatacatgaagaAATTAAAAAACTACGTcaggaataaagctcgtcctgaagggtccATAGCTGAAGGATATGTGGCGGATGAGGCTTTAACATTTTGTTCCatgtatttcaaaggtgtggAAACCAAATTTAATCGTCCGGATCGAAATGTGGATATAGTTTATGTTCCACGCCACCTATCagtgtttcaatctcaatgtcgtccattGAGTAAGGGACTTCAAGTGTCTCTCGATGAAAAGACTCGGAatatagctgagtggttcatactggAGAATTCTTCGGAAATTGAAGTCTATATGGA CGAACACCTTCGTGAGATCAAACAGAGGGATCCATTGGGCGATCATAACCTTTTGCACAAAAAAGAGTTTCGTTCCTGGTTTCACGAGAAG atatatgacttgcaccagcTCGGGTCATTAGAGAATGGAgatgagttgctagctttagcatccgGGTCTGATCTTTTGGCGTACTCCTatcaagcat GCAACATCGCTCGACCTTATTCCACTGCTCAAGAGACtgatgattttattaatgatgatgaagaagtCGAAGACGTAGAAGAAGCAGATGATGAGGATGATTTACTTGTTGACCTTAGTGAAGATGAAAACACCAATCCTGTTTCACCTTTAGATGTTGATTTGTTAAGTGATGACAGTGACTATTGTACTTAG